CCATTCAAGAAATCTCCTCAGACTCAGACTCAGCTTCCTCCGATGTGAATCCACCGATGATCTCAACTCTTTAGCCTCTCAGCTCGCCTCCGATGTGCTACGCGAAACTGATCCAGAATGTGAAGGCCTTAGCGTCTGTTTTGCCAATGGTGTTTGGGTTGAACAAACCTTTCCTCTTCTCCATTCCTTCAGACAACTGTTGACCACTGATTATAAGGCCACTCTGGCCTCTGTTGATCTCAAGAACAAGGTGAGTGAAATACATACATTTTCTAAGTGCcttataattttgattttgcATTCTCAATTAGAGCTTTTATAGATCCTTCATTGTTATTCTGGCatgattgattttaaatttgatgATGTTTTAAAGGCTCACGAAGTGGTCAATGAAGTTAATTTGTGGGCTGAAGAAAAGACAAAGGGGCTTATCAAAGACATTCTTCCTTCTGGTTCACTTGGCAGCTTCACAAGGCTCATTTTTGCAAATTCACTGTACTTCAAAGCTGCATGGCAAGAGAGAGACAAGTTTAATGCATCAATGACAAAAGAGGGTGATTTTCACATTCTGAATGGCACATCAGTTAAGGTTCCGTTCATGACAAGCAAGCAGTTCCGGCAGATTCGTGTTTGCGATGGTTTCAAAGTCCTCCAACTTGCTTATGAGTCGGGTCGAGATGAGCGCCAATTCTCTATGTATATTTTCCTTCCGGATGCAAATGATGGGCTGCCAGCTTTGGTTGAGCGAGTGACTTCTGAATCTGGGTTCCTAGAACATCATCTTCCTGATAGAGAAGTGGAAGTACTAGACTTCAGGATTCCAAAATTCAAGTTTTCTTTCGGAGTTGAACTTTCCAATGTACTGAAAGAGATGGGGCTGGTTTTGCCTTTCTCACGTTTCCATGCAGATCTGACAAAAATGGTGGACCGGGACCCTCTTATGAGTGACAAAAACCTATTTGTTTCCAACATAAGACACAAATCTTTCATTTCACTGAATGAAGAAAGCACTGAAGCTGCAGCCGTTACTGAAGAATCAGATGACGATATGGGGTTTTCCTTGAATTATATTTATCCAAAGGTGGTAGATTTTGTAGCTGACCACCCTTTCTTGTTCCTTATTAGAGAAAGTTTGTCTGGAACTGTGTTCTTTATTGGACAGGTGCTCAATCCTCTTCATGAATGAAACGGTACCAGGGCGAGAGAATAAGAGAATTATTAGCAATATCAATATCTGATCTTGTTTTGAAACATTGTTACATTATTTTGGTTTTGGATTTTATCATTGGAACTAATTCACACCCACTGCACTCTGCAGTTTTATTCAAACCAGAAAAACAGGAAACAATGCAACATAGGCCATATCTAGTTTATGTTTTGAATTCAATATAACTAATTAATGTGTAGATGATGGAACAACGATGAACTTGGTGAGACAATCACAATGAAGATAACTCCTTATGCGAAAACTCTAGCACTGTGGCTACAACTTGTATCCATGTATGTTTGATTAATGTGCATTCAGTTCTGATCTAATTTGGTGGTAATAAACCAATGCCAGATGCAGGAGGTATATTTAACTTGATTCAACTTTCAATCTTCCGATCTATAGGCTTTGAATTTCAATTGATTTATGTTATTTTCCCACATGGATCTGTAAGTATGACTTGATTAAAGGACAAAGTGGTGGTTACACGGAACAAAAGGTACCAGAATGTTGGTCATTTTCATAGTTAGgagtttttttgttacatcggaaaTTTAAATTACTCCATCCAAGAATTAATCCTTGGATCTTTCTCTTCCAGCCCACACGTCCCCTAGCTTTACCACTTGAGTGATCCTTATTTCTTATCAATGGGAAGAAGTTTCTCAATGGGAAAAGCCAATATGGTATTTCAAAATAATATGAAATGAGCACTTGGTACTTTAAGCCAAAACAAATGAAATAATGAGCTTATGGTATTTTTGCAAAATTAAAAAGAATCTTATGCATTCTGAGTTTGTCATCTATTTTGAGTTTTAAGAATTGAAGACGACATCACTTCACGAAAGATCCTAAATTAACATGTTTAAAATCTGTGTTTTCCCCAAACAGAAGCCTAACACAAACATATACTACAATTGGATCCCttaatttcttttttccttttgtctGTTCGACAAACAATTACATGTCTCTCTAACAAATAACCCAATTCTTACAGAGTCTAGCTTACTTAATACtatattaacatttattttgatGAATCCCTTAATTCTGATTAGCCAAATGATTaagaaaacaacaaataacacTAATTCACTAATAGTCCAGTTTGATAAAATTGATCACTCTATACATTGCAGATCCACAATTTGCTACAATTACAgtggagaaataattaatatttttttcaagaAATCTGTACAAAAATTAATATATCTCTAAACAATCAGCAACATGATCATCACTAGTGTTGTTGCCATTGACTCTGCAACAACCAACAATTCTTCAACTGCGATCGTGCGCTTTCCCTGAAACTCTTCACTCGAATCAAACAAAAGTGGGTCGACAATATACCCATTCCTGGACCGGGTCCAGACCCGGCCTGGCTCGTCTTCAGTAAATAACAAACCGGACCGGACCCAACACCTTTCCCTTGAACCACAACCCCCCACACCCTCGTCGTCCTCTCCGTCGACGCCGCCGCCTCCTCCTCATCCAACTCCTCCACGAATATAACCCCCTCCGGCATCGGCGCCTCACCGGCCTCCCACCTCTCCTTCACCGCCGCCcaatcctccaccaccaccttcttctCCATCGCCACCGGCGCCCTCTCAGAGAAAACCTGCACCAGCAACGGCGCCTCCCTCAAATTCTTCACAATCTCCCCCACCGAATCCCTCATCCACCGATCCAACCTCTCCTGCGCCTCAACCGCATCCTTCGCACCTCTCTCCCGCTTCCTCGAGCTCACAAGGCTCCCCTGTCCCCTCACCCTCACCGTCGCCGCCGATAACCTCCCCTTCCTCACCACCGATCGGGGATTCTTCCCGCCAACCACGATTAAAGAAGGCGGTAATGCGCGGGTGAGATTGCAATTGCACCTCTTCTGCATTCCGATTTCGCGGTTGCTTCCGCCGCACGCGATTCTGAGAGATGACGCCGCCATCTGAGGAGATGGCACATAGAAGAAAGCTCGAAACTCGAGACGAAGGATTTGGTTCGATGATtcggatgaagatgaatgagaTGAGAGAAgcttatcaaataaaaataagaagaagagaatgataGTTATTGGTAAGTAACGCGTTCAAAATCGAGGGCGGTAATGTGCGGTTTACTCTGACTTGGACGCTATCTTTTCTCACGTGGATTGTTCCAACTTACAACAATCATTGTTTTAATAACCAACTGGTTTGTTTCTATGCGGGTGAGTT
This is a stretch of genomic DNA from Lotus japonicus ecotype B-129 chromosome 1, LjGifu_v1.2. It encodes these proteins:
- the LOC130710085 gene encoding uncharacterized protein LOC130710085 → MAASSLRIACGGSNREIGMQKRCNCNLTRALPPSLIVVGGKNPRSVVRKGRLSAATVRVRGQGSLVSSRKRERGAKDAVEAQERLDRWMRDSVGEIVKNLREAPLLVQVFSERAPVAMEKKVVVEDWAAVKERWEAGEAPMPEGVIFVEELDEEEAAASTERTTRVWGVVVQGKGVGSGPVCYLLKTSQAGSGPGPGMGILSTHFCLIRVKSFRESARSQLKNCWLLQSQWQQH
- the LOC130746160 gene encoding serpin-ZX-like produces the protein MRVGSENTSWDGCIFLLVHLTVLAFHSCSNYYYSSSDSESSKIQTKTQYFPNSNFLSHSRNLLRLRLSFLRCESTDDLNSLASQLASDVLRETDPECEGLSVCFANGVWVEQTFPLLHSFRQLLTTDYKATLASVDLKNKAHEVVNEVNLWAEEKTKGLIKDILPSGSLGSFTRLIFANSLYFKAAWQERDKFNASMTKEGDFHILNGTSVKVPFMTSKQFRQIRVCDGFKVLQLAYESGRDERQFSMYIFLPDANDGLPALVERVTSESGFLEHHLPDREVEVLDFRIPKFKFSFGVELSNVLKEMGLVLPFSRFHADLTKMVDRDPLMSDKNLFVSNIRHKSFISLNEESTEAAAVTEESDDDMGFSLNYIYPKVVDFVADHPFLFLIRESLSGTVFFIGQVLNPLHE